The genomic window GCTTCTCGGAAGTTGCAGAAAAGAAAAAGCGGGTCTTCCAAGAAAGAGAAAAAATCCTCTTGTAGGAATTGTCCAGATTTCATCGGGCTGCCTTGGAAACTGCTCTTACTGCGGGACAAAAATAGCAAAAGGGTCTATTCTGTCATACTGCCCTGAAAGCATTGTCCATGACGTAAAGGATGCCGTATCTTCCGGATGCACTGAGATATGGCTTACAAGCCAGGATAATGCCTGCTACGGATTTGACCTAGGAACTGACCTTTCAGATCTTCTCAAAAACATCCTTCGGGCAAATGGAAAATACTATATCCGTATTGGAATGTTAAACCCTAACCAGCTTAAAAAAATAATAGGCCCTCTTCTTGAAGTCTGCTCTGATAAGCGGGTCTTTAAGTTCTTCCACATGCCGGTCCAGTCTGGCTCAGCCAAAGTCCTAAGTGACATGAATAGGCCTTACAAGCCAGAGGCGTTTGAAGAGCTTGTGCGGAAAATCAGAAAGAGTTTTCCGCTTTCCACGATAGGCACAGACCTTATCGTTGGCTACCCGACAGAAACCAAGGAAGACTTTGAGATGACCCTTGAGCTCATGAGAAAAACCCGACCCGACTGGATAAATATCTCCAGGTATTCCGAAAGGCATGGAACTCCTGCAGAAAAGCTTAAGCCGCTGGATTCTTCAGTATTGAAAAAAAGAAGCGAAATTGCCCACATGCTTGCAAAAGAAATCGCCGAAGTGGAAACAAAAAAATGGATTGGCTGGACTGGCGAAGCGCTTATCACAGAAAAGCGAATTGGAAAAAACTTTGCCCATAGGGAGATTATTCTTGACAAGGTTTGCCCTCCAGGAAAATTTGTAATAGTCAGGGTAGAAAAAACCGAAGGGACAAAAATCTTTGGAAAAATTGATTTGCATAAAACTGCCGAAGAATATTATAATTATATATTCAAAGGAGAACGGGAAGAAAATGAAGAACACGGGGATTTCTTTATTAGGTTCAATGAAAAGATTGTTGGATTTGAGGTGTATATGCCAGAAGAACCTCTTGCCCGTTCAACAAAAGAACTCAAAAAGAATACCTTTGAGCGTAAAGTGGTCAGAGGACAGAAACTAAGTGTTATGGGCGGAGGGCTTGCACGGAATAGGCTGAATCGGGTTATTGAACGGGCGTTGAATGAAAAAAGCGACCAGTTTGAAGACAAAAGAGTGGAAAATTCTAAACTTCTCATAGTTTGCTGTCACTATCCCGGGGCATTTAGTTATTTAGACACTTTAACCAGTGAATATGATTCTCCCTTGGACGATAACCTACTCAAAAACAACCCTAATTGCTCTGCAATTCTGATAGATGGTGTCGAAAGAATAACGATTGTCAACAGTCATGCAAAACACCCCCTGGACGAAAAAATATTAGATCATCTCCAAGAGGTCTTTACAAGACAATAGACCTTTCATAAAACTAATCCTTCTAGTCAGGAAGTATCGCAGTCACTTCAATCTCAATATCTATCTTGTCTATTGGGGACAATGCCTGGACAGTTATTCTGGCAGGCTCTTCTCCTTTTTTGAAGTAGTTCCTATAGACTTCGTTCATGTCCCTGAAGTCCCGCTTGACATCCCTCATATAAATCACGACTTTGACAACATTATCCAGGCAAGAGCCAGATGATTCTAGCAGGAACTTAATATTCTCAAGCGCCTGGCGGGTCTGTTCCTGGATAGTTCCTCCAAGGATTTTATGCTCTGTCAGGTCGGCGGAAAGCTGGCTCGAAAGAAAGATAAAATTGCCTGCCTTGACTGCGTGATTGAATGGGCTTGGCGGAACAGCTATTCCGGGAATTCTGACAATCTCCTTTTTCATTTGAGGCATAATACACGAGAAACAAAGAATAGAATAGCTCTTGACGAAAGTCAAAAAATCTGCAATTACTTGCCCCTTCCCCTGTGAACTGCCTGTGAAGGCCGAAGCTTCTCGGCCCCTTTGCCTTTATTAAGAAGGCCTCTGGACTTCTTCCCGGAGCCGGTAAGACCTCTGAAGACCCTTCCCCTGTGCTGGGACTCGGCAATCCAGTTGATGGATTTGTCTGCCAGAATCTGGGGGTGGTTTTTATCCACAAGTATGACCTCATACCAGTG from Candidatus Aenigmatarchaeota archaeon includes these protein-coding regions:
- a CDS encoding tRNA (N(6)-L-threonylcarbamoyladenosine(37)-C(2))-methylthiotransferase — encoded protein: MKPVNPSGHTSTFFYIQTHGCSANQSDSEIIAGILQESGFKISENIENAKLIIINTCYVKQTTENRILGRLKYLSKKYPSKKILVCGCMPDAIRDKLAKASPNAGLLSTNRIGEIKKAALALLDGGRPELLGSCRKEKAGLPRKRKNPLVGIVQISSGCLGNCSYCGTKIAKGSILSYCPESIVHDVKDAVSSGCTEIWLTSQDNACYGFDLGTDLSDLLKNILRANGKYYIRIGMLNPNQLKKIIGPLLEVCSDKRVFKFFHMPVQSGSAKVLSDMNRPYKPEAFEELVRKIRKSFPLSTIGTDLIVGYPTETKEDFEMTLELMRKTRPDWINISRYSERHGTPAEKLKPLDSSVLKKRSEIAHMLAKEIAEVETKKWIGWTGEALITEKRIGKNFAHREIILDKVCPPGKFVIVRVEKTEGTKIFGKIDLHKTAEEYYNYIFKGEREENEEHGDFFIRFNEKIVGFEVYMPEEPLARSTKELKKNTFERKVVRGQKLSVMGGGLARNRLNRVIERALNEKSDQFEDKRVENSKLLIVCCHYPGAFSYLDTLTSEYDSPLDDNLLKNNPNCSAILIDGVERITIVNSHAKHPLDEKILDHLQEVFTRQ
- a CDS encoding RidA family protein encodes the protein MKKEIVRIPGIAVPPSPFNHAVKAGNFIFLSSQLSADLTEHKILGGTIQEQTRQALENIKFLLESSGSCLDNVVKVVIYMRDVKRDFRDMNEVYRNYFKKGEEPARITVQALSPIDKIDIEIEVTAILPD